In one Methylocaldum szegediense genomic region, the following are encoded:
- a CDS encoding PAS domain S-box protein, producing MKSGSDARRAARGAPIPDPDFRRLFESLPGLYLVLAPDLRIAAVSDEYTHATRTRRNDIIGRSILEVFPDNPGDPYATGMRNLRASLQRVLRNRTAETMPVQRYDIPLPEKEGGGFTVRYWKSFNSPVLGTDGEVDYVVHRVEDLTEVIPLEPQEIEQDRLTESVRERAAHMEAESYAQARDAAEAALRESEARAALIFDTSPLAMLVVDARRRIVQANRRASEIFRCPPEKLIGLTVEDLIPAHFRARHAGLASEFFRHPETRAMGEGRDLHALRADGEAFPCEVSLGPVNIGGELHIIVTLADITVRKRAEEEIRRLNIDLERRVDERTAELQAANRELESFAYAVSHDLRAPLRAMSGFSQALLEDYGELLKGDARVYLDQIMLASRRMGELIDGILQLSRITRGELQRDPVDISALAEGILAEFARLEPTRQMNWHVEQGLAAHGDPRMIEVVLRNLIGNAWKYTANTDPQEIRVYADPVSENGYRLFHVTDNGAGFDMTHSGKLFQPFQRLHRQEEFPGLGIGLATVQRIIHRHGGRIGAVATPGQGATFSFSLPAAYGNEETR from the coding sequence ATGAAGTCCGGGTCAGACGCCAGGCGGGCCGCACGCGGCGCACCGATTCCAGACCCCGATTTCCGGCGCCTGTTCGAATCCTTGCCGGGTCTTTATCTCGTTCTAGCTCCCGACCTCCGCATCGCGGCTGTCAGCGACGAATATACGCACGCAACGAGGACACGACGGAACGACATCATCGGTCGCAGTATTCTCGAAGTCTTCCCCGACAATCCCGGCGATCCCTATGCAACCGGCATGCGCAATCTGAGAGCTTCCCTACAGCGCGTGCTCAGGAACCGTACCGCCGAAACCATGCCGGTGCAGCGGTACGATATTCCGCTGCCCGAGAAAGAAGGCGGCGGCTTCACCGTGCGCTACTGGAAATCCTTCAATTCCCCTGTACTGGGAACAGACGGCGAGGTCGATTATGTCGTCCACCGTGTGGAAGACCTGACCGAGGTCATTCCGCTCGAACCGCAGGAAATCGAGCAGGACCGGCTCACGGAATCGGTACGGGAACGTGCCGCGCACATGGAAGCGGAAAGCTACGCGCAGGCCAGGGACGCAGCCGAGGCGGCGCTGCGGGAAAGCGAGGCGCGAGCCGCCTTGATCTTCGACACGTCGCCGTTGGCGATGCTCGTCGTCGATGCTCGCCGACGGATCGTTCAGGCGAACAGGCGCGCGAGCGAGATATTCCGCTGTCCGCCCGAAAAACTGATCGGGCTCACGGTAGAAGACCTCATACCCGCACACTTTCGCGCCCGCCATGCGGGACTTGCCTCCGAATTTTTCCGCCATCCGGAAACGCGCGCCATGGGTGAAGGTCGCGATTTACACGCCCTTCGGGCTGACGGGGAGGCGTTTCCTTGCGAAGTGAGCCTGGGACCGGTGAATATCGGCGGAGAGCTACATATCATCGTTACGCTTGCCGACATCACCGTGCGCAAGCGGGCCGAGGAGGAAATCCGCCGTCTCAATATCGACCTGGAGCGGCGGGTAGACGAGCGTACTGCAGAACTCCAGGCCGCCAATCGGGAATTGGAAAGCTTCGCCTATGCCGTTTCCCACGACCTCCGGGCGCCGCTTCGGGCAATGAGCGGATTCAGCCAGGCCTTACTGGAAGATTACGGCGAACTTCTGAAAGGCGATGCCCGCGTCTACCTGGATCAGATCATGCTCGCCAGCCGTCGTATGGGTGAGCTGATCGACGGTATACTCCAGCTCTCGCGAATTACCCGAGGCGAATTGCAGCGCGACCCGGTCGATATTTCCGCACTTGCGGAGGGCATCCTCGCCGAATTCGCCCGGCTGGAACCGACCCGGCAGATGAACTGGCATGTGGAACAAGGACTCGCTGCCCACGGAGACCCACGGATGATCGAGGTCGTCCTGAGAAACCTCATCGGTAACGCGTGGAAATACACCGCGAACACCGACCCACAGGAGATCCGGGTATATGCCGACCCGGTATCGGAAAACGGCTATCGGCTTTTTCATGTGACGGACAATGGCGCCGGTTTCGATATGACCCACTCCGGCAAGCTGTTTCAGCCTTTTCAGCGGCTGCACCGTCAGGAGGAATTTCCGGGACTCGGCATCGGCCTGGCCACGGTCCAGCGCATCATCCACCGTCACGGCGGCAGGATTGGCGCTGTTGCCACCCCGGGCCAAGGCGCCACGTTCAGTTTTTCACTACCAGCCGCATACGGCAATGAGGAGACGCGATGA
- a CDS encoding LpxL/LpxP family acyltransferase — MSRSWITQKERSTGFWLRTIVWIALRLGRPIARALLYPITAYFLIFADRSRQASIAYLTRILGRAPTAREIFRHYHTFAETLLDRVFVFADRDEFFEIRVNGFELLEKLIADKRGFLLVGAHVGSFEILRGLGLRHKGLPVKALVYGENSPKINAIFKTLNPDLFKDIVSVGSANALLGLDEHVARGGVVALLGDRSVHGEKRVLCRFLGEDAWFPAAPVLLANLFKVPVILFVCLHKGDARYDVHFELLADRVAFSRDERDEKIRECMQHYADRLEHYCREAPYNWFNFYDFWDRSG, encoded by the coding sequence ATGAGTCGTAGCTGGATTACCCAAAAGGAGCGCAGCACCGGCTTCTGGTTGAGAACGATCGTCTGGATCGCCTTGCGCCTCGGCCGCCCGATTGCCCGCGCCCTGCTCTATCCCATCACGGCTTATTTCCTGATCTTCGCGGACCGCTCGCGGCAAGCTTCCATCGCGTATCTCACGCGCATCCTCGGCAGAGCGCCGACCGCACGGGAGATCTTCCGCCATTACCACACGTTCGCCGAAACGCTGCTCGATCGGGTGTTCGTGTTCGCGGACCGAGACGAGTTCTTCGAAATCCGGGTAAACGGATTCGAACTTCTGGAGAAGCTGATCGCCGACAAGCGAGGATTCCTCTTGGTCGGAGCCCACGTCGGCAGCTTCGAAATCCTGCGCGGCCTTGGGCTTCGGCACAAAGGACTGCCGGTCAAGGCGCTGGTCTACGGCGAGAACTCGCCCAAGATCAACGCCATTTTCAAAACGCTGAACCCGGACTTATTCAAGGACATCGTCTCCGTAGGCAGCGCAAACGCCCTTCTCGGGCTGGACGAACACGTTGCGCGGGGCGGCGTGGTGGCCCTGCTGGGCGACCGCAGCGTGCACGGCGAAAAACGCGTCCTATGCCGGTTTCTCGGCGAGGATGCCTGGTTCCCGGCGGCGCCCGTATTGCTGGCGAATTTATTCAAGGTTCCGGTCATTCTGTTCGTCTGCCTCCACAAAGGCGACGCCCGTTACGATGTTCATTTCGAACTGCTGGCCGATCGCGTGGCGTTTTCCCGTGACGAGCGTGACGAAAAAATACGGGAATGCATGCAGCATTACGCCGACCGACTGGAGCACTACTGCCGCGAGGCCCCCTACAATTGGTTCAATTTCTACGATTTTTGGGATAGGAGCGGATAG
- a CDS encoding response regulator, whose translation MSAKTILLVEDNAQDEMLTLRALRKVNLANRVDVVRDGQQALDYLFREGEFATREGPDLPTVVLLDLNLPRVGGLDVLERLRADPRTNLVPVVILTSSDEERDRLGSYAHGANSFVRKPLDFTEFAETVARLGVYWLATNVSP comes from the coding sequence ATGAGTGCCAAGACGATCTTGCTGGTGGAGGACAACGCCCAGGACGAAATGCTGACCCTCCGCGCGCTGCGTAAGGTCAACCTGGCCAACCGGGTTGACGTGGTGCGCGACGGCCAGCAGGCCTTGGATTATCTGTTCCGGGAGGGCGAGTTCGCGACACGCGAAGGTCCGGACTTGCCCACGGTGGTTCTGCTCGATCTCAATCTGCCGCGCGTCGGAGGTCTGGACGTACTGGAGCGACTGCGGGCCGACCCGCGCACCAATCTCGTGCCGGTGGTCATTCTCACCTCCTCTGACGAAGAGCGCGATCGTCTGGGCAGCTATGCGCACGGAGCCAACAGCTTTGTCCGTAAGCCGCTGGACTTCACCGAGTTCGCCGAAACGGTGGCTCGGCTCGGCGTCTACTGGTTGGCGACCAACGTATCGCCATAG
- a CDS encoding EAL domain-containing protein, producing the protein MTEPLNVLVVEDSETDFILIERQLRRHGLNTRCRRVASCRELNEALAEGGWNVVLSDYTVPGMDFDDSLRLIQDRLPDLPVILISGSIGEERAVELLRQGVWDFVLKDRPGRLGPAIERSLRDLEERRVRRAAEKALRESELRFRQMAETIGEVFWLRSPDFGSILYVSPAFEHVWGRSCAELYADPKLWLETIHVDDVPKVLRAMDDLAQGRSFDIQFRIAHPDGTLHWINDRGYVLRDETGEVVLASGVASDITERCQAAERLRQAATVFTSTQEGVLITDLDGNILTVNPAFTTITEYTEAEVLGKNPRLLQSGRHDRSFFHAMWHAIVTVGSWQGEIWNRRKGGEIYPQWLNISTVRNEQGQAVNYVGVFTDITQLKRSETQLEYLAHYDPLTGLPNRLLLLSRLNHALERARRDKTRGAVLFLDLDRFKNVNESLGHGTGDELLQIASQRMRACLCETDTLARLGGDEFVVVLEDLPDPENAASVAQKLIDRLDAPFVLSGEQEVYIGASLGISIFPDDADDADRLIQYADAALYQAKGSGRGIYHFYTESLTTSANERLALETRLRHALEQDEFVLHYQPLVALTDGRIFGVEALVRWQIPGVGLLSPSRFIPLAEETGLIVPLGEWVLRTACARMKTWLDAGLPLEMLAVNLSPRQFQQGDLHERIRAILAETGLMSRHLELEITETALMEDGPENETKLAVLKDLGVRIAIDDFGTGYSSLAYLKRFPIDKLKIDQSFVRDIPLDSSNMEIVAAIIAMAKTLKLEVLAEGVETDAQLAFLKHQGCDVAQGYLFSRPVAADAMQTILATAMANR; encoded by the coding sequence ATGACCGAACCGCTCAACGTCCTGGTCGTCGAGGACAGCGAGACCGATTTCATCTTGATCGAGCGCCAATTGCGGCGTCACGGACTGAATACTCGCTGCCGGAGGGTGGCGAGTTGCCGGGAACTGAACGAGGCGCTGGCGGAAGGCGGCTGGAATGTCGTACTTTCGGACTATACCGTGCCCGGTATGGATTTCGACGATAGCCTGCGATTGATCCAGGATCGGCTGCCCGATTTACCCGTGATCCTGATCTCGGGCAGCATCGGCGAGGAAAGAGCGGTTGAATTGCTCAGACAGGGGGTCTGGGATTTCGTCCTAAAGGATCGCCCGGGCCGTCTGGGGCCCGCCATAGAACGCAGCTTGCGCGATTTGGAGGAACGGCGGGTGCGGCGCGCCGCCGAGAAGGCTCTGCGCGAAAGTGAGTTGCGCTTCCGCCAGATGGCGGAAACGATCGGCGAAGTGTTCTGGCTACGTTCGCCCGATTTCGGGTCCATTCTATATGTCAGCCCCGCGTTCGAGCATGTGTGGGGGCGCTCCTGCGCCGAGCTGTATGCCGACCCCAAGCTTTGGCTGGAAACGATCCATGTCGACGATGTTCCGAAAGTATTGCGGGCCATGGACGATTTGGCCCAAGGCCGGAGTTTCGATATTCAATTCCGCATCGCCCACCCCGATGGGACGCTGCACTGGATCAACGATCGGGGATACGTGCTACGCGACGAGACCGGCGAAGTCGTCCTCGCCTCGGGCGTAGCTTCGGACATCACCGAGCGATGCCAGGCGGCGGAGCGGCTCCGCCAGGCAGCCACGGTATTCACCAGCACCCAGGAGGGCGTGCTCATTACCGACCTCGACGGCAACATTCTCACCGTCAACCCGGCTTTTACCACGATCACCGAGTACACCGAAGCCGAGGTATTGGGTAAGAATCCGCGCCTTCTGCAATCAGGCCGCCATGACCGTTCGTTCTTTCATGCCATGTGGCACGCGATTGTCACCGTCGGCTCCTGGCAGGGCGAAATCTGGAACCGGCGCAAGGGCGGCGAAATTTATCCGCAATGGCTCAACATCAGCACGGTGCGCAACGAGCAAGGCCAAGCGGTCAATTACGTGGGCGTGTTTACCGACATCACCCAGCTCAAGCGCTCGGAAACTCAGCTGGAATATTTGGCTCATTACGACCCGCTGACCGGCCTTCCCAACCGGCTTCTGCTCCTCTCCCGCCTGAACCACGCCCTGGAGCGCGCCCGACGCGACAAGACCCGCGGTGCCGTGCTGTTCCTCGACCTGGACCGTTTCAAAAACGTCAACGAAAGCCTGGGACACGGCACGGGCGACGAACTGCTGCAAATCGCCTCCCAACGCATGCGCGCCTGCCTGTGCGAGACCGATACTCTGGCGCGCTTGGGCGGAGATGAGTTCGTCGTGGTCTTGGAGGATCTGCCCGATCCCGAGAACGCCGCCAGCGTAGCTCAAAAGCTGATCGACCGGCTCGACGCGCCTTTCGTGCTGTCCGGCGAACAAGAGGTCTACATCGGCGCCAGTCTCGGCATCAGCATTTTCCCCGACGATGCCGACGACGCGGATCGGCTCATTCAGTACGCGGATGCTGCGCTCTACCAGGCAAAAGGCAGCGGTCGAGGCATCTACCACTTCTATACCGAGTCGCTGACCACATCCGCCAACGAGCGGCTCGCCCTCGAAACCCGGCTGCGCCACGCGCTGGAGCAGGATGAATTCGTCCTGCATTATCAGCCTTTGGTGGCGCTGACGGACGGCCGGATATTCGGCGTGGAAGCCCTGGTACGTTGGCAAATCCCCGGTGTGGGTCTCCTCTCCCCCAGTCGCTTCATTCCCCTGGCGGAAGAAACCGGCCTGATCGTACCGCTCGGCGAATGGGTCCTGCGCACGGCCTGTGCGCGCATGAAAACCTGGCTGGACGCCGGTCTGCCGCTCGAAATGCTGGCGGTCAATCTCTCGCCGCGCCAGTTCCAGCAGGGCGATCTGCACGAGCGCATCCGAGCCATTCTGGCCGAAACCGGCCTGATGTCTCGGCATCTCGAACTCGAAATCACGGAGACCGCTCTCATGGAAGATGGCCCGGAGAACGAAACCAAGTTGGCGGTTCTCAAGGATCTGGGCGTCCGGATCGCTATCGACGACTTCGGCACCGGCTATTCATCGCTGGCCTATCTGAAACGCTTCCCCATCGACAAGCTCAAAATCGACCAGAGCTTCGTAAGAGACATTCCCCTGGATTCTTCCAACATGGAGATCGTAGCCGCCATCATCGCCATGGCGAAGACCCTCAAACTGGAGGTGCTTGCCGAGGGCGTTGAAACCGACGCCCAGCTCGCATTCCTCAAGCACCAAGGCTGCGATGTCGCCCAGGGCTATTTATTCAGCCGCCCGGTCGCGGCTGACGCTATGCAAACCATCTTGGCAACAGCCATGGCGAACCGATGA
- a CDS encoding SAM-dependent methyltransferase gives MPLKKMLYHTASGLLARRIQEGCLHLHMPGSPSRRFGNGEPEVHWNVQDVSVLRRLMLDPEFQLGETYVEGGWHTGSPETLPTFLEVIMRNFSTPERAIYGRIRRCLHALIRQGNAIARSYRNVKHHYDLDEWLFRRFLDERLFYSCAYFEEPEQSLEQAQLAKCRLIARKLCLEPGMRVLDIGSGWGGLAIYLAKQAGVDVTGITLSQEQLRVAQAEAERAGLQDRVRFRLEDYRKHTGLYDRIVSVGMFEHVGLRHYPAFFRQLANLLKPDGVALLHTIGVSHRSGPANPWITRYIFPGSYIPLLSDLSPAMQRAQLMLTDLEVLRLHYAYTLREWFRRFQNHRAEVVDRMGERFARMWEFYLAVCDASFRWRDMVVFQLQLAKRHGPVPVTRNYLIAS, from the coding sequence ATGCCGTTAAAAAAAATGCTCTACCACACTGCAAGCGGACTGTTGGCCCGGCGCATTCAGGAAGGTTGCCTCCATCTTCACATGCCGGGTAGTCCGAGCCGCCGCTTCGGAAACGGAGAGCCCGAAGTGCACTGGAACGTTCAAGACGTCTCCGTCCTGCGCCGCCTGATGTTGGACCCGGAATTCCAGCTTGGCGAAACTTATGTGGAGGGCGGTTGGCACACCGGATCGCCCGAGACGCTGCCGACGTTTCTCGAGGTCATCATGCGCAATTTCTCCACGCCTGAACGCGCGATCTATGGGCGTATCCGTCGATGCTTGCACGCACTGATTCGACAGGGTAACGCCATCGCCCGCAGCTACCGGAATGTGAAACACCATTACGATCTCGACGAGTGGCTTTTCCGCCGCTTCCTAGACGAACGCCTTTTTTATTCCTGTGCTTATTTCGAAGAACCCGAGCAATCCCTGGAACAGGCCCAGCTCGCGAAATGCCGGTTGATCGCCCGAAAACTCTGCCTTGAACCTGGCATGCGTGTCCTCGATATCGGCAGTGGCTGGGGCGGTTTGGCGATTTATCTCGCAAAGCAGGCCGGCGTCGACGTGACCGGCATAACGCTTTCCCAAGAACAGCTCCGTGTCGCCCAAGCAGAAGCCGAACGGGCGGGACTCCAAGACCGGGTGCGCTTCCGCCTCGAAGATTACCGGAAACACACCGGCCTGTACGACCGTATCGTCAGCGTCGGGATGTTCGAGCATGTCGGCCTCCGCCACTATCCGGCGTTCTTCCGTCAATTGGCGAACCTGTTAAAACCGGACGGCGTCGCGCTGCTTCACACCATAGGCGTCAGTCATAGAAGTGGTCCCGCCAATCCTTGGATTACCCGCTATATCTTTCCCGGCAGTTACATCCCATTGCTCTCCGATCTGTCGCCGGCGATGCAGCGTGCCCAGCTGATGCTGACCGATCTCGAAGTGCTAAGGCTGCATTATGCGTATACCCTTCGGGAATGGTTCCGCCGGTTCCAGAATCATAGGGCGGAGGTTGTGGACCGGATGGGAGAACGCTTCGCCCGCATGTGGGAGTTTTATCTCGCAGTATGTGACGCTTCCTTTCGCTGGCGCGACATGGTGGTTTTCCAGCTCCAGCTCGCGAAACGGCACGGCCCCGTGCCAGTCACCCGGAACTACCTGATCGCGAGCTGA
- a CDS encoding phosphopantetheine-binding protein, with product MTSQLTPMELETARMIVESLNLEAVPEDIDPDKPLYREGLGLDSIDLLELSLMISKTYGFQIKSDDPDVTHIFSSLRVLADTIEKRRTK from the coding sequence ATGACCTCGCAACTGACCCCGATGGAATTGGAAACCGCACGGATGATCGTCGAATCCTTGAACCTCGAAGCCGTTCCCGAGGACATCGATCCCGACAAACCGCTTTACCGGGAGGGATTGGGTCTCGATTCGATAGATCTGCTCGAGCTTTCGCTGATGATCTCCAAGACCTACGGATTTCAGATCAAATCGGACGATCCGGACGTCACCCATATTTTCTCGTCGCTCCGGGTACTGGCCGATACCATCGAGAAACGGCGCACGAAATAA
- a CDS encoding COG4648 family protein — translation MEIKAALTLCLAVLFPILSYAAIRSDVPPAWLGLVDFLLFSVILTATRLPACSGSRKAGRFWPVAAAISLCLTVFYLRPDMMIYFSPIGIGLILSCIFLMTLTPGQEPLITRFARLERRGVLPEELRIYTRKLTWGWAVFFCLLALETALLALFAPVETFLLFSNTLNYALVGAFFVIEYIYRRIRYRHHSHPSILQLIATVARSGVIPPSKI, via the coding sequence ATGGAGATAAAAGCGGCCTTGACCCTCTGTCTGGCGGTGCTGTTTCCGATACTTTCCTATGCCGCCATCCGTTCGGATGTGCCGCCGGCCTGGCTCGGGCTCGTCGACTTCCTGCTCTTCTCCGTCATCCTAACAGCGACGCGTTTACCGGCCTGTAGCGGCTCGAGGAAAGCGGGCCGTTTTTGGCCTGTTGCGGCGGCTATCAGCCTCTGCTTGACGGTCTTTTATCTGCGGCCGGACATGATGATCTACTTTTCGCCCATCGGCATCGGCCTGATCCTCTCGTGCATCTTCCTGATGACACTCACACCGGGACAGGAGCCGCTGATCACCCGCTTCGCACGGTTGGAACGGCGGGGCGTGCTGCCTGAGGAGTTGCGGATTTACACGCGCAAACTTACCTGGGGCTGGGCCGTCTTTTTCTGTCTGCTGGCCCTAGAAACGGCCCTGCTGGCGCTGTTCGCCCCCGTGGAAACCTTTTTGCTGTTTTCCAATACGCTAAATTACGCCTTAGTCGGCGCTTTTTTCGTAATCGAGTATATCTATCGGCGCATCCGCTATCGGCATCACAGCCATCCGTCCATCCTCCAGCTGATCGCGACCGTCGCCCGCTCGGGCGTCATCCCGCCAAGCAAGATCTGA
- a CDS encoding NAD(P)/FAD-dependent oxidoreductase has product MSESCDVLVIGGGPAGSSIAALLAEKNWRVVLAEKDRHPRFHIGESLLPLSLPYLERLGVLDEVERIGLRKYAAEFDSIYHGKRSVFRFGEALDKSHPYAFEVKRSEFDHVLFKNAARKGVEVHEGCRVTSVELNGDRVVSVKATDEHGAERVWQPRFLVDASGRDTFLADRLGIKERNKRHSSAAIFGHFEGAERRSGLDEGNISIYWFDHGWFWMIPLKGDLMSVGAVCWPYYLKSRRTPVEQFFFDTIALCPLVQARLANARLVSPVTATGNYSYMSRRMRGKNYLLIGDAFAFIDPVFSSGVHFALHGAVSGAETVDGILREPETAEKRLAQYEKSARHGLKTFSWFIYRVTTPAMRDLIIYPNNRFRIKEGVISLLAGDLYRNTPIASKLAMFKLIYYLKTLFDPLNSYAALKRRRQNIAS; this is encoded by the coding sequence ATGAGCGAGTCATGCGATGTGTTGGTCATAGGGGGAGGGCCGGCAGGATCGTCCATTGCGGCCTTGCTGGCGGAAAAGAATTGGCGCGTCGTACTGGCCGAAAAGGACCGACACCCACGTTTTCATATCGGCGAATCGCTGTTGCCGCTTAGCCTTCCTTATTTGGAGCGACTAGGCGTGCTGGACGAGGTCGAGAGGATTGGCCTGCGCAAATACGCCGCCGAGTTCGATTCCATCTATCATGGCAAGCGCTCTGTCTTCCGGTTCGGCGAGGCGCTGGACAAGTCCCATCCCTATGCCTTCGAAGTCAAGCGCTCAGAATTCGACCACGTCCTATTTAAAAATGCCGCGCGCAAGGGGGTGGAGGTACACGAGGGCTGCCGCGTGACCTCGGTGGAACTGAATGGCGATCGCGTGGTATCGGTGAAAGCTACCGACGAACACGGCGCGGAACGTGTGTGGCAGCCGCGCTTCCTGGTTGATGCCTCGGGCCGCGACACCTTTTTGGCCGATAGACTCGGGATCAAGGAACGCAACAAAAGACACAGCAGCGCCGCGATCTTCGGCCATTTCGAAGGGGCTGAGCGCAGAAGCGGTCTGGACGAAGGCAATATCAGCATTTATTGGTTCGATCACGGCTGGTTTTGGATGATACCGCTCAAGGGAGACCTGATGAGTGTGGGCGCGGTCTGCTGGCCTTATTACCTGAAAAGCCGCCGCACGCCGGTCGAACAATTCTTTTTTGACACCATCGCCTTATGCCCTCTAGTGCAGGCTCGCCTCGCAAACGCCCGGCTGGTGTCGCCGGTAACCGCGACCGGCAACTATTCTTATATGTCCCGGCGAATGCGGGGAAAGAACTATTTGCTGATCGGCGATGCTTTTGCCTTTATCGACCCGGTGTTCTCCAGTGGCGTCCATTTCGCCCTGCACGGTGCTGTGTCGGGCGCGGAAACTGTGGACGGCATCCTGCGCGAACCGGAAACCGCCGAGAAACGTCTTGCTCAATATGAAAAATCCGCACGCCACGGACTGAAAACATTTTCATGGTTCATCTATCGCGTCACCACGCCGGCCATGCGGGATCTGATCATTTATCCAAACAACCGATTCCGAATCAAAGAAGGCGTTATCTCGCTACTGGCTGGCGATCTGTACCGGAATACGCCGATTGCGTCCAAGCTTGCCATGTTTAAGTTGATCTACTATCTGAAAACTCTGTTTGACCCGCTCAACAGCTACGCTGCCCTCAAGCGCAGACGGCAAAACATCGCTTCATGA
- a CDS encoding peptidase, producing the protein MTYCLSINVERGLVFCSDSRTNAGMDSIGTYSKMHTFVWPGERVFVLLSAGNLATTQAVVKKMYRDVEQAWVPNLMTATSLSEAADYVGMISTQLQRHQASRDTANTNFEATFIFGGQIGYSPPETFLIYPQGNYIHESEEHPFLQIGETKYGKPILDRIIKRNIDLDRAARCALVSMNSTIRSNVTVGPPVELLIYERDSLTEGRRLFLAEDDPFAKQLSEKWNEGLILALENLPKFAWENTGAETPETNLSLLERQRHR; encoded by the coding sequence ATGACCTACTGTCTTTCGATCAACGTGGAACGCGGCCTCGTGTTCTGCTCCGATTCCCGCACCAACGCAGGGATGGACAGCATCGGCACCTATTCGAAAATGCACACGTTCGTGTGGCCGGGAGAGCGGGTTTTTGTTTTGCTCTCCGCCGGCAATCTCGCCACCACCCAGGCCGTGGTGAAAAAGATGTATCGCGATGTCGAGCAGGCCTGGGTACCCAATCTGATGACGGCGACCAGCCTGTCCGAAGCCGCAGATTACGTCGGCATGATCAGCACCCAATTGCAGCGCCACCAGGCTAGTCGCGATACGGCCAACACCAACTTCGAGGCCACCTTCATCTTCGGAGGCCAAATCGGGTACAGTCCGCCCGAGACGTTCCTGATCTACCCGCAGGGCAACTACATTCACGAATCGGAAGAGCATCCGTTCCTGCAAATCGGCGAAACCAAGTACGGGAAGCCCATTCTGGACCGGATCATCAAACGAAATATCGACCTCGACCGGGCCGCACGCTGCGCCCTGGTTTCCATGAACTCCACCATCCGCAGCAACGTGACCGTAGGCCCGCCGGTGGAGCTGCTGATCTACGAGCGAGACAGCCTGACTGAAGGCCGCCGGCTGTTTCTCGCTGAGGACGACCCCTTCGCCAAGCAGCTTTCCGAGAAATGGAACGAGGGCTTGATCCTCGCCTTGGAAAACCTGCCGAAATTCGCCTGGGAAAACACTGGTGCGGAGACGCCCGAAACCAATCTCTCCCTGCTTGAAAGACAACGTCATCGGTAG
- a CDS encoding chorismate transformation enzyme, FkbO/Hyg5 family, whose product MNAPARMRYFDASLGARKSRSSVFDAPVYLSLLPAETLDGMTSTEQATVLGVVGFGDLPESAGDAPYPVLTLPMSHLDDQKLCEVWQSPWPVSHGENQGIRYACNGEVLFGVLYLRGNEREAVETGTYRAYRRILDLIHVAGYKHLVRMWNYLPRINDEYLGLENYQRFCLGRHQAFAEADYLFDRDLPAASAIGAGTDGLLIYFIAARVPGRQIENPRQVSAYRYPLRYGPRSPSFSRATLMEFGGVRQLYLSGTASIVGHETLHPEDAAGQLVETLINVQTVLDEASHARARLDELGPDCTLKIYLRHRKHFSLAKKTLAETLHPLSPVIFLQGDICRRDLLLEIEGVIRLPCS is encoded by the coding sequence ATGAACGCGCCAGCACGTATGCGCTATTTCGACGCGAGCCTGGGCGCTCGTAAGAGTCGATCGTCCGTTTTCGATGCCCCCGTTTATCTCAGCCTCCTTCCTGCCGAAACCTTGGACGGCATGACAAGCACGGAGCAGGCCACCGTGCTCGGTGTCGTCGGCTTCGGTGACCTTCCCGAATCGGCCGGGGACGCACCCTACCCGGTTCTAACGCTGCCCATGAGTCACCTGGACGACCAAAAGCTCTGCGAAGTTTGGCAAAGCCCTTGGCCGGTAAGCCATGGCGAAAACCAGGGCATCCGCTATGCCTGTAACGGGGAGGTCCTATTCGGCGTGCTCTACCTACGCGGGAATGAGCGGGAAGCGGTGGAAACCGGGACCTATCGCGCCTATCGTCGAATACTGGATCTGATCCACGTCGCCGGGTACAAGCATTTGGTTCGCATGTGGAACTATCTTCCCCGGATCAACGACGAGTACCTCGGGCTCGAAAACTACCAACGGTTTTGTCTGGGGCGCCATCAAGCCTTTGCCGAAGCCGACTACCTGTTTGATCGGGATCTCCCCGCTGCCAGTGCGATCGGCGCCGGAACGGACGGCTTGCTGATCTATTTCATCGCGGCCCGGGTGCCAGGACGCCAGATCGAGAACCCACGCCAGGTAAGCGCCTATCGTTATCCCTTACGATACGGGCCGCGCAGCCCGTCTTTTTCGCGCGCCACGCTAATGGAATTCGGCGGTGTACGACAGCTTTACCTATCCGGAACCGCGAGCATCGTTGGACACGAAACTCTGCATCCCGAGGATGCAGCCGGACAACTTGTGGAAACATTGATCAACGTTCAGACCGTGCTAGACGAAGCGAGCCATGCCCGAGCAAGGCTCGACGAGTTGGGACCGGATTGCACGCTGAAGATTTATCTGCGTCATCGCAAACATTTCTCCCTGGCTAAGAAAACGCTCGCGGAAACCTTGCATCCATTAAGCCCGGTCATTTTCCTTCAGGGTGACATTTGCCGCAGAGACCTGCTGCTGGAAATCGAAGGCGTCATTCGTCTGCCCTGTTCGTAA